A DNA window from Iodobacter ciconiae contains the following coding sequences:
- the ccmD gene encoding heme exporter protein CcmD yields MFSTLYWANFSDFIHMGGYGLYVWGSLIACVLVLGMECLLIRQQRKQVIRHLRRMALAEEIGDEGYER; encoded by the coding sequence ATGTTCTCAACCCTCTACTGGGCCAACTTCAGTGATTTTATCCATATGGGCGGCTATGGCCTGTATGTATGGGGCTCTCTCATCGCCTGTGTTTTAGTGCTGGGCATGGAGTGCCTATTGATCAGGCAGCAACGCAAGCAAGTAATCCGGCATTTGAGAAGGATGGCTTTGGCGGAAGAAATTGGGGATGAGGGATATGAGCGTTGA
- the ccmE gene encoding cytochrome c maturation protein CcmE, translating to MSPRRKRIFWIAGALITLALVTFFVVNAFRQNLVFFYSPTQIINGEAPHGRAFRLGGMVVDKSLIRAGDGVSIRFTVTDTDKNIPVQFRGLLPDLFKEGKGVVAEGSWENGIFTATEVLAKHDENYMPPEAQDAVNKAHQKAADKKT from the coding sequence ATGTCCCCCAGACGTAAGCGTATTTTTTGGATAGCGGGTGCTTTAATCACGCTGGCTTTGGTCACTTTTTTTGTTGTGAATGCTTTTCGCCAGAATCTGGTTTTTTTCTATTCACCAACGCAAATCATCAATGGTGAAGCGCCGCATGGCCGGGCTTTCAGGCTGGGCGGGATGGTGGTGGATAAGAGCCTGATCCGCGCAGGCGATGGCGTCAGCATTCGCTTTACCGTGACCGACACCGATAAAAATATCCCGGTGCAATTTCGTGGCTTGCTGCCGGATTTATTTAAAGAAGGCAAAGGCGTAGTGGCAGAAGGCAGCTGGGAAAACGGCATTTTCACCGCCACCGAAGTGCTCGCCAAACACGACGAAAACTACATGCCCCCAGAAGCGCAGGATGCAGTCAACAAAGCACATCAGAAAGCAGCAGATAAAAAGACATAA
- a CDS encoding heme lyase CcmF/NrfE family subunit, producing the protein MGTDAGRLGAAVAVFARNLPLIVQSLVSGVLAWVGSGLYLFILLTSSPFIRQLPAPSNGADLNPLLQDLGLIFHPPLLYMGYVGFSVAFAFAVAALISGRLDASWARWSRPWTAAAWVSLTLGIMLGSAWAYYELGWGGWWFWDPVENASFMPWLAGTALIHSLAVAEKRNAFKHWTVLLAIGTFSLSLLGTFLVRSGVLTSVHAFATDPARGLFILIFLCLVIGASLALYAWRAPLLEGGGAFNWCSREALLLANNVILVVACATVFLGTLYPLLIDALGQGKLSVGPPYFNSVFIPLMMPALLLMGLSGSVRWKNQDGHGLWLAYYGPMILAIVGGILLPLCWGQWKWGVAVALGIALWVAITSLRDWSRRLVSNRHNGNTWWRALCNVPAAFSGMHIAHFGIAVFVAGVTVVSSYEREDDLRMAFGDTHTIAGFNLRFDAVKSTRASNYAALTGQLTLSQNGKAISVMQPEKRQYFSSQMPMTEAAIHHTPVKDIYVSLGEPLGDNPFTGDWLVRVHYKPLVGWIWYGCLLMALGGVIALSDRRYRQQRLTAKNVKP; encoded by the coding sequence GTGGGTACTGATGCTGGCAGGCTGGGGGCAGCAGTGGCGGTATTTGCCCGCAACTTACCCCTTATTGTGCAATCTTTAGTCAGCGGTGTGTTAGCCTGGGTGGGCAGCGGCCTGTATCTGTTTATTTTACTGACGTCCAGCCCCTTTATTCGCCAGCTTCCCGCGCCAAGCAATGGCGCAGATTTAAACCCGCTGTTGCAAGATTTAGGGCTGATTTTTCACCCGCCCTTACTTTATATGGGCTATGTCGGCTTTTCGGTCGCCTTCGCTTTTGCCGTAGCCGCGCTGATTTCCGGCCGGCTGGATGCCAGCTGGGCGCGCTGGAGCCGCCCCTGGACCGCAGCCGCCTGGGTGTCACTGACGCTGGGCATTATGCTGGGCAGCGCCTGGGCTTATTACGAGCTGGGCTGGGGCGGCTGGTGGTTCTGGGATCCGGTAGAAAATGCTTCTTTTATGCCCTGGCTGGCGGGCACGGCGCTGATTCACTCCTTGGCGGTAGCCGAAAAACGCAATGCCTTTAAACACTGGACGGTACTGCTGGCCATAGGCACCTTTTCGCTCTCGCTTTTAGGCACGTTTTTAGTGCGATCCGGCGTGCTGACTTCGGTGCACGCCTTTGCCACTGACCCGGCTCGCGGCTTGTTTATTCTGATTTTTCTCTGCCTCGTGATCGGCGCATCGCTGGCACTTTATGCCTGGCGCGCCCCATTACTGGAAGGCGGCGGTGCATTTAACTGGTGCTCGCGCGAAGCGCTGCTGCTTGCCAACAATGTGATTTTAGTGGTCGCCTGTGCCACGGTTTTTCTTGGCACACTTTATCCGCTACTGATCGACGCACTGGGTCAGGGCAAGCTGTCCGTTGGCCCGCCCTATTTCAACAGCGTGTTTATTCCGCTGATGATGCCAGCCCTCTTGCTGATGGGTTTAAGCGGCAGCGTACGCTGGAAAAACCAGGATGGTCACGGCCTGTGGCTAGCTTATTACGGACCGATGATTCTGGCGATCGTGGGCGGCATCTTGCTGCCACTTTGCTGGGGACAATGGAAATGGGGCGTAGCCGTCGCACTGGGTATCGCCCTTTGGGTAGCCATCACTTCGCTGCGTGACTGGAGCCGTCGCTTAGTCAGCAACCGCCATAATGGCAATACATGGTGGCGGGCGCTGTGCAATGTGCCAGCGGCATTTTCCGGCATGCATATCGCCCACTTCGGGATTGCGGTGTTTGTAGCGGGTGTAACCGTGGTATCGAGCTACGAGCGCGAAGATGATCTGCGTATGGCCTTTGGCGACACACATACGATTGCGGGCTTTAACCTTCGCTTTGACGCAGTGAAATCAACCCGTGCCAGTAATTATGCCGCGCTCACAGGGCAGCTCACCCTCAGCCAGAATGGCAAGGCCATCAGCGTCATGCAGCCTGAAAAACGCCAGTATTTCTCCAGCCAGATGCCGATGACCGAAGCGGCAATTCATCACACACCGGTCAAAGATATTTATGTCTCCCTTGGCGAGCCGCTGGGTGACAACCCGTTCACCGGTGACTGGCTGGTGCGTGTGCATTACAAGCCACTCGTTGGCTGGATCTGGTACGGCTGCCTGCTGATGGCGCTGGGCGGCGTAATCGCCCTGTCCGACCGCCGCTACCGGCAGCAACGCTTGACTGCTAAGAATGTAAAACCTTAA